One genomic region from Evansella sp. LMS18 encodes:
- a CDS encoding murein hydrolase activator EnvC: protein MYQKLLLVSLAVLLSVTGIFHAPEAEANTGSDLEKKIDSYQEKQEEIEAESKQKEEELGEVETEIEEAKSEIRRIDENTAQTNENIREKEDEIESTNKRIETLHEEIKELEERIAERDELLKDRVRSMYQNGGTVNYLEVILGAQSIGDLIERVSALTTITNQDRNILEQHIEDKQAVERAKEQLEQELINLEEQMAELETLLAELEEQRQEKDELMAMLEDKQVELETEMVSLDEEQELLKVQEEAAKEELRLWEEEQKRLEEEKRKQEEERKKAEEERKRKESETQVSSSGSSGSSGGNASAAPADSGSGTLMRPATGRITSNFGPRWGRMHYGMDIGQGGRSNVPIVAAEAGTVIEARYMNGYGNTIMISHVVNGRQLTTLYAHLDSMAVSSGQRVSRGQQIGIMGNTGQSTGPHLHFEVHEGGWNGAKSNAVDPRKYLD from the coding sequence ATGTACCAGAAACTTTTACTAGTTTCCCTGGCAGTTTTGCTGAGTGTTACAGGAATTTTCCATGCTCCTGAGGCTGAAGCGAATACTGGAAGTGATCTGGAGAAAAAAATAGATTCCTACCAGGAAAAGCAGGAGGAAATTGAAGCTGAGTCAAAGCAGAAAGAAGAAGAGCTTGGAGAAGTGGAAACTGAAATCGAAGAAGCTAAATCAGAGATTCGCAGAATAGATGAAAACACTGCTCAAACGAATGAGAACATCCGGGAAAAAGAAGATGAAATAGAATCTACAAATAAGCGGATAGAAACACTGCATGAAGAAATTAAAGAACTTGAAGAACGTATCGCTGAAAGGGATGAACTTCTTAAAGACCGTGTCCGTTCCATGTACCAGAATGGAGGCACAGTCAATTATCTGGAAGTAATCCTTGGAGCACAGAGTATCGGAGATCTTATTGAACGTGTCTCCGCTTTAACAACAATTACAAATCAGGACAGAAATATACTGGAACAGCATATTGAAGATAAACAAGCTGTTGAAAGAGCGAAAGAACAGCTGGAACAGGAACTTATCAATCTGGAAGAGCAGATGGCAGAGCTGGAAACTCTTCTTGCTGAACTGGAAGAACAGCGCCAGGAGAAGGACGAGCTGATGGCGATGCTTGAAGACAAGCAGGTTGAGCTTGAAACAGAAATGGTTTCACTTGATGAAGAACAGGAACTATTAAAGGTTCAGGAAGAAGCTGCTAAAGAAGAGCTTCGCTTGTGGGAAGAAGAACAAAAGCGTCTCGAAGAAGAAAAACGTAAGCAGGAAGAAGAAAGAAAAAAGGCTGAAGAAGAACGTAAGAGAAAAGAAAGCGAGACGCAGGTATCCAGTTCAGGAAGCTCGGGAAGTTCAGGCGGTAATGCTTCAGCGGCACCGGCTGACTCAGGTTCCGGGACTTTAATGCGTCCTGCTACCGGCCGGATCACTTCAAACTTTGGACCTCGATGGGGAAGGATGCACTATGGAATGGATATCGGCCAGGGCGGACGTTCCAACGTTCCAATAGTAGCGGCTGAAGCAGGTACAGTAATTGAAGCCAGGTATATGAATGGTTATGGAAATACTATAATGATATCCCATGTGGTAAACGGCCGGCAGCTGACCACTCTGTATGCTCATCTTGATTCCATGGCTGTCTCTTCAGGACAGCGTGTAAGCAGGGGTCAGCAGATTGGAATCATGGGGAACACCGGGCAGTCAACTGGTCCCCATCTTCACTTTGAAGTGCATGAGGGTGGCTGGAACGGAGCGAAGTCCAACGCTGTGGACCCAAGAAAATATCTTGATTGA
- a CDS encoding cytochrome c encodes MKKMLVAMLGAALVLGACGGNGDNNADEPAPADNNNNAEETENAAGDATYDADNAESVYVGNCAGCHGGDLTGASGPGIAGMSKDEVLTAIQEGPGSMPADLVTGDDAEDVAAWVADQ; translated from the coding sequence ATGAAAAAAATGCTAGTAGCAATGTTGGGGGCGGCGCTAGTACTTGGTGCATGCGGAGGAAACGGCGACAATAACGCTGATGAGCCTGCACCGGCTGACAACAACAATAATGCTGAAGAGACAGAGAACGCTGCAGGGGATGCTACATATGATGCGGATAACGCTGAATCAGTATATGTAGGAAACTGTGCAGGATGCCATGGAGGCGACCTGACTGGAGCTTCCGGACCGGGAATTGCTGGTATGTCTAAAGACGAAGTTCTTACGGCAATCCAGGAAGGACCAGGTTCAATGCCTGCAGATTTAGTAACAGGTGACGATGCAGAAGATGTTGCTGCATGGGTTGCAGATCAGTAA
- a CDS encoding YitT family protein yields the protein MIKKAKRRGNADPLNPVQRVIWDFAHVLLGSAVVAVAFNIFLLPNQIASGGVSGISTIFNFTFGFEPAYTQWAFNIPLFILGVLLLGGSLAGSLLYGSKTLAGTIFLPFVVFLTRDLEPATTDPLLAAIFGGIGVGLGLGIVFRSNSSTGGTDLAAQIVTKYTGMSLGASVFIMDGLIVISSAFVFGFEFALYALIGLFTTGKTIDIVQMGIGYSKMAIIISEYEEEVKQGLLTQVDRGVTKFVGYGGYTNHERPVLMCVVGRNEVTKLKQIVQTIDPSAFVIVSNASEVLGEGFKKK from the coding sequence ATGATAAAAAAAGCGAAGAGGCGCGGCAATGCTGATCCGCTGAATCCCGTTCAGCGTGTGATATGGGATTTTGCCCATGTATTGCTGGGTTCTGCTGTTGTAGCTGTAGCGTTTAATATATTTTTACTCCCTAACCAGATCGCATCCGGTGGAGTATCAGGTATATCCACAATTTTTAACTTTACCTTCGGGTTTGAACCCGCATATACGCAGTGGGCTTTTAACATACCTTTGTTCATTCTGGGAGTGCTCCTTCTCGGCGGCAGTCTGGCAGGCAGTCTGCTTTATGGATCAAAGACTTTAGCTGGAACGATATTTTTGCCTTTTGTTGTTTTTTTAACAAGAGATTTAGAACCAGCTACGACAGACCCTCTGCTTGCAGCAATCTTTGGAGGTATAGGCGTAGGCCTTGGTCTGGGGATTGTGTTCCGGTCCAATTCATCCACCGGAGGTACAGACCTGGCTGCACAGATAGTAACAAAGTATACCGGAATGTCCCTTGGAGCCAGTGTATTTATTATGGACGGCCTTATTGTGATCAGCTCGGCTTTTGTATTCGGCTTTGAGTTCGCCCTGTATGCGCTGATTGGTTTGTTTACTACTGGAAAGACAATCGACATAGTGCAGATGGGAATCGGTTATTCTAAGATGGCAATCATTATTTCAGAATATGAAGAAGAAGTGAAGCAGGGGCTCCTTACTCAAGTTGACAGGGGCGTGACCAAGTTCGTTGGGTATGGCGGTTATACGAACCATGAACGTCCTGTACTCATGTGTGTGGTAGGCAGAAACGAAGTCACAAAATTGAAACAAATTGTCCAAACTATTGACCCATCAGCGTTTGTGATTGTAAGCAATGCTTCCGAGGTACTTGGTGAGGGTTTCAAAAAAAAATAA
- the ftsE gene encoding cell division ATP-binding protein FtsE: MITMKEVWKTYPNGVMAINGIDILINKGEFVYVVGPSGAGKSTFIKMMYREEKPTRGDIIIDGQNLAKVKERQIPYIRRNIGVVFQDFKLLPQLTVYENVAFAMEVIEESKDKIRKRVMEVLDIVKLKNKARFQPHELSGGEQQRVAIARAIVNNPAVLIADEPTGNLDPDTSLEIMYLLEDINERGTTVVMATHNKEIVNTMRRRVIAIEGGRVARDEVRGEYGYER; encoded by the coding sequence GTGATAACCATGAAAGAAGTATGGAAAACATATCCGAACGGGGTTATGGCGATTAACGGAATAGACATCCTGATAAACAAAGGGGAATTCGTCTATGTTGTTGGTCCAAGCGGCGCCGGAAAATCTACTTTTATTAAAATGATGTATCGGGAGGAAAAACCGACAAGAGGGGACATTATCATAGATGGGCAAAACCTCGCAAAAGTAAAAGAACGGCAAATTCCTTATATCCGAAGAAATATCGGAGTAGTCTTTCAGGACTTTAAATTACTCCCGCAGCTCACTGTGTACGAAAATGTGGCGTTTGCTATGGAAGTAATCGAAGAGAGCAAGGACAAAATCCGCAAGCGTGTTATGGAAGTCCTCGATATTGTAAAGCTGAAAAACAAAGCCAGATTCCAGCCGCACGAATTATCCGGGGGAGAACAGCAGCGGGTTGCGATTGCACGGGCAATTGTAAATAATCCTGCTGTACTGATTGCGGACGAGCCTACCGGTAACCTTGATCCTGATACTTCTTTGGAAATTATGTATCTTCTCGAAGACATAAATGAAAGAGGTACCACAGTAGTTATGGCTACCCATAACAAAGAAATTGTAAACACGATGCGCAGGCGTGTAATCGCCATTGAGGGCGGAAGAGTTGCCCGCGACGAAGTTAGGGGGGAGTACGGCTATGAAAGGTAG
- the ftsX gene encoding permease-like cell division protein FtsX has product MKGRTLGRHFKEGGKNLVRNGWMTFASVSAVAVMLFVVGAFVLMIMNVNHFASALEDDVEVRVFIDLTAGEEEQEELLNELEELAGVEEIAFVPKDEGLDSLIASLGDQGDIFETLRDENPLNDVYVVHAENPEETEQIANEAEELAYVDGVEYGQDIFEQLFTVTNFVRNAGFVLILGLMFTAMFLIANTIKLTILARKREIQIMKLVGATNGFIRWPFFIEGLLLGVIGSIIPIGILSYAYVRFYDTFGQQTGIEYFQFLPQNPLILQMGALLIAIGAFVGVWGSMMSVRKFLKV; this is encoded by the coding sequence ATGAAAGGTAGAACCCTCGGCCGTCATTTTAAAGAAGGCGGTAAAAACCTTGTAAGGAACGGCTGGATGACGTTTGCTTCTGTCAGTGCTGTCGCAGTAATGCTGTTTGTGGTTGGTGCTTTTGTTCTCATGATCATGAACGTAAACCACTTTGCAAGCGCACTGGAAGACGACGTGGAAGTCCGTGTATTTATAGATTTGACTGCAGGTGAAGAAGAACAGGAAGAACTATTGAACGAACTGGAAGAGCTTGCTGGTGTCGAGGAAATTGCTTTTGTCCCTAAAGATGAGGGCCTTGATTCATTGATTGCGAGCCTTGGTGACCAGGGAGATATTTTTGAGACTCTCAGGGACGAAAACCCATTGAATGATGTATATGTAGTCCATGCGGAAAACCCTGAGGAAACGGAACAAATCGCGAATGAAGCAGAGGAACTGGCATACGTCGATGGTGTGGAATACGGCCAGGATATTTTCGAACAGCTGTTTACAGTGACAAATTTTGTCCGTAACGCAGGTTTTGTACTTATCCTCGGGCTGATGTTTACTGCTATGTTCCTTATTGCCAATACTATTAAACTTACTATTTTAGCGAGAAAACGAGAAATTCAGATTATGAAACTCGTAGGAGCGACAAATGGATTTATCCGCTGGCCGTTCTTCATTGAAGGACTGCTGCTGGGTGTGATAGGTTCAATCATTCCAATAGGGATATTGTCCTATGCGTATGTGCGGTTCTACGATACTTTCGGGCAACAGACAGGAATAGAGTACTTTCAGTTCCTTCCGCAAAACCCACTTATCCTCCAGATGGGAGCTTTGCTGATTGCTATCGGCGCGTTTGTGGGAGTCTGGGGAAGTATGATGAGTGTCCGTAAATTCCTGAAAGTATAA